A region of Plantactinospora sp. BC1 DNA encodes the following proteins:
- a CDS encoding ABC transporter ATP-binding protein, with the protein MLTSPASAAEALLAVEGVSRRFVTRSETVWAVRDADLRASAGEFVCVFGASGSGKSTLLNLIAGLDQADAGRILVESTEVGRLNEDQRARLRLTNVGVIFQDHNLIEEFTAQENVALPLEVTGVPYRRALELADQQLARVGLEGLGSRLPSQLSGGQRQRVGIARALVGDRRVLLADEPTGALDSSNSRALFRLLRQLCDQGTLAVVCTHDPMCREYADTVYEMVDGSVVRRERAAEETT; encoded by the coding sequence GTGCTGACCTCACCGGCCAGCGCTGCTGAAGCCCTGCTCGCCGTCGAGGGTGTCAGCCGTCGTTTCGTGACCCGTTCTGAAACTGTGTGGGCCGTTCGGGATGCGGACCTGCGAGCGAGTGCGGGCGAGTTCGTCTGCGTCTTCGGCGCCAGTGGGTCCGGTAAGTCGACGCTGCTGAACCTCATCGCGGGACTGGACCAGGCGGACGCGGGCCGGATCCTCGTTGAGTCGACCGAGGTCGGTCGGCTCAACGAGGACCAGCGGGCGCGGTTGCGTCTGACGAACGTCGGGGTGATCTTCCAGGACCACAACCTGATTGAGGAGTTCACGGCCCAGGAGAACGTGGCATTGCCGTTGGAGGTCACCGGCGTGCCCTACCGACGGGCCCTGGAACTGGCCGATCAGCAACTCGCGCGGGTTGGGCTGGAGGGCCTGGGCAGCCGACTCCCGAGCCAGTTGTCTGGCGGGCAGCGGCAGCGTGTCGGGATAGCCAGGGCACTGGTCGGGGACCGACGGGTGTTGCTGGCCGACGAACCGACCGGGGCGCTGGACTCCTCCAACTCCCGCGCATTGTTCAGGTTGCTGCGGCAGCTGTGTGACCAGGGCACCCTGGCGGTGGTGTGCACGCACGACCCGATGTGCCGCGAATATGCCGACACCGTATACGAGATGGTCGACGGGAGCGTCGTCCGCCGGGAGCGGGCGGCGGAGGAAACGACCTGA